The sequence below is a genomic window from Methanosarcinales archaeon.
GAGGGACATTGAACGTAGCTCTTCTTAAAACAGATATGGCCGGCCCTATCAGTGTAACAGGCAGGGGCGCCGGTTCACTGGAAACTGCCAGTGCAATACTCAGTGACGTTATTGCTATCTATAAAAGCAGTTCATAATTAATTCGAATTACTATACTCATGTCCATCTCCAATCAATTGAAAAGGGTCCGGATCATTGCAGATTTCCAGTTCGGACGAGGTACAGGTGAAATCCTGTTTCCCGAAGGTTCTGAGTTTATGTTATCCAGGACAAAAAGGATTCGGCAAATTACTTTTAAAAGAAAAAGGATCGCCACGATCCGTGCAAAGGATGGGCTTTTAACATTAAGTATGGAAGGTGCCCAGCGTATCCACAGTTTTCTCAAACCACCAGGATCAAGGGTGACAGTAAATTCTGATTCAGTCCCATTTGTACTTCAAGGTAAAACCGCATTTGCCAGGCATGTAATAAAAGCGGACCCTGGAATTAGAGCAATGGATGAAGTGCTGGTAGTGGACGAAGCTGATAATCTACTGGCAACTGGACAGGCTGTTCTGTGCGAAGCTGAAATGATGGACTTTTCAAGAGGTGGCGCTGTAATAGTACGTAGTGGTGCTGATCAGGATAAGATATAGGTTTCTAACAGGATTAGACAGAGATAGTGATAATGAACTCACAATAGTCATCATCATGGCATTTTTTCTCTTTTTGCATAAACCTGGCGTTTTGATTAATTGCTTGTGCCATTCCTCTAAAATAGTTTTTACACACATTTGTACTTGGGACAATGCTGACAAGAATATCACTTAATGGACATTCCTTTATTATAAGGGATGCTGAATTCCTATTTTCTGATATGAACTCTGTGTCTATTCCATTTAACAGACACACCATTTCCATGGGTTGAAGACAGGACTTTGCATCGTCATCTTCAATATTAATACTTTTAACCAATTGAATTGCATCTTCTTTACCCAATTCATAGCAAACATCTTCGACAATTGGAAGGGTCTGGGTTTGAAATCTGCTCATCAGCCTCGACATTGCTTTAGACAATATTCGATCATTTAGAAGACTGCCTTCCCACTTGGATTTGGAGGACATTCCGACCAGTTTCTAGTTTCTGGCAAACCGGTCTCTTCTCTCTGTTTTCCTGCTGAGCATTTGTTTTTCCCCACTCATCTATGATTTTAATGCAGAATACGGATAATGTTATTTTCTCCCATCAATCAAAATATTACAAATTTCTTCTTTGTGTCTTTTTGTAGTAATCAAGCTGCTGGACCCTAGTACGCCTTCCATTTCATTAAGGTTACACAGCACGTTATTTTTCAGTGAATTAATATCAAAAGTCCGTACCTTGATCAACAGATCATAAGGTTCCAGCAGTTCGTATATTTCCAGGACATCTTCGATATTTTTTAGTTTATTAATAATATTTACTCTTTGACTTGAATCAATGTTAATCCCAATAAATGTTGTAATATTGAGATTAACTTTTGTGGGATCGGCTATTATTGTGAATTTTTCAATTATCCCGTCAGCTTCAAGGCTTTTTATCCTTTTATGTATAGTAGAAGTAGCAACATCCAGTTCTTTTGAAAGATCTGTACTGTGCATACGTCCATTTACTGAAAGAAATTTCAGAATAGCAAAATCTAGCCGATCCATGAGTGCTATTTATAACAATCTACACTGATATAAAAATTTCGAATAATCTAGGAATTACGAAACATCTTACACAGAACATGATAAAACTTGACATTTATTTTCAACAACTACTTGGAATTCCAATATATTATTTTTAATAGTGAAAAGCAAGATTTATCATAATATATATATGCTAAATTCAACTTTTAACAATAAAAAACAAAACATAAAGATAATAGATATGAATACTATTTAGATTGCAGGTTGATGTAAATGGAACTTGAAAAATTACGACATGGCACTGAATTATTAAAACGTGGGTTTGCCCAAATGCAAAAAGGGGGCGTTATTATGGACGTGACAAACCCTGAAGAAGCACATATTGCTGAAGATGCGGGTGCTGTAGCAGTCATGGCTTTACATATGGTTCCCTCCGACATTAGAAAAGCAGGTGGAGTGGCCCGGATGGCTGACCCGCAGATTATTGCTGACATCATTGATGCAGTTACGATTCCTGTTATGGCTAAGGCACGGATAGGCCATTTTGTTGAAGCAGAAATACTTGAAGCTCTGGGAGTAGATATGGTGGACGAATCAGAAGTGCTCACTCCTGCTGACGTTAAATATCATATTGACAAGAGAAATTTCACGATTCCCTTTGTTTGCGGAGCCAGGGACCTGGGCGAAGCATTGCGCAGGATACATGAAGGCGCAGCTATGATACGCACGAAAGGCGAAGCAGGCACCGGTGATGTGGCAGAGGCCGTACGTCATATGCGGCAAATCAATGAGCAGATCGGGAAGCTGAAAGGTCTTGATAGAATGGAGATCGAAAGAGTAGCCCGTGAGATCGAAGCACCTTCAGAACTGGTGTTGGAGACTGCCGAGCGACAGCGCCTTCCAGTAGTCAATTTCGCAGCAGGCGGGATAGCCACACCTGCTGACGCGGCATTAATGATGAAACTGAAAGTAGACGGCGTGTTCGTAGGCAGCGGTATCTTCAAGTCAGAGAACCCGCCCCTGATGGCTTCTGCTATTGTGGAAGCTGTCAACAATTTCGATAAACCTGAAATACTGGCAGAGATTTCAAAAGGTCTTGGAGACTCTATGAAAGGTATTAGCTTTGGCAGCATCCCGGAGGAGGAGATCCTGCAGACCCGCGGGTGGTAGACAGCCGCCCATTTTCTTTTTTATGATTAAAATAACTTACACTAAATTTATATATTTTTTCCAATATAAAAGGCCTGACAAATGTCTGAAGATGCTAAAACATATCCTGCAGACAGCGGTCTTGACGTCACAGTTGACATGGATGTTCAGGATTCCCATATAGTTTATACCCAGACCGCTGGTAATTCTAAAAAAACACTTGACTATGATTATAAGAGGTGTAACGGCTGCGGGATATGTGTCGATATCTGCCCTTCCCAGGCAATTGAAGCTGGTCCGCTATTCGAGATAGCTACAGGTATGGATGCACCTCCTGTAATATTTGACCAGACTAAATGTACTTTCTGCGGGATGTGTGCCAGCTTCTGCCCTGTTAGAGCTGTCAGGATGAATATTGACGGCGAGGATATCCTTGAACTTGATGATTTTCCAAGGTTGGATTCAAAAGTTGTCATCAATGAGAAGTGCCTTCCCTGTCTGTTATGCGAAAAAGCATGTCCTGAAGAAGCTATTAAGCTGGAGCTTACGTTCCCGAAAAAAGAAGATGTGGCACCCTTCAAGGAAGGGCAGGAAGGGGAGATCGAAGTGGATATGGATAAATGCAACTTCTGCGGCCTGTGTGCTGATCTGTGTCCGGCATTCGTCCTTGTTGAGAGGCAACCAACCCCTGATAATCCGGTACCCTTCCAGGACCTGCTGGTCGACCTTGCGAAATGCGATTATTGCAGGATATGCGAGGATTTCTGTCCGGAAGATGCCATCAGGGTGAAAGGGAAACTGGAGGCTCCGGTCCCCGAGATCAGTGGTACCGTTACCATTGATGATGATAAGTGCACAAGGTGCGGGTGGTGCAAGGCAGTCTGTCCATATGAAGCAGTGGATATTGAGAAACCCTTTGAAGGTGACATTGAATTAATTGAGACAAAACTGACCGAATGCGATCCGGTAGGATGCCACGGGTGCTTTAACGTGTGCCCCTCCCATGCATGGTATATCCCTGCAGATAAAAAGATAGATGTGGTGAAGGAGTTTTGCATTAATTGCGGGGCGTGCGAGAAGGCCTGCCACGTATATGCAATAGATGTGAACCGTTCCGGCATCAGGCATACCAATATTAACGAACTGCCCTGGTCAGAACAGTGGAAGGAAGCCATTGAGGCAGCAAAAACTACAAACAGGTCACGACCCGATACCAGCCGCAGGATCGATATGGATGGAAAGGACATTGCTAGCCGGGAGGTACATGAGATCGCATCCAGGGAAGAGCATGAACTTCGTCCCCAGGTATGCGTACGGTTAGATGACCTGCTGTCCATATTCGAGGATACAAAGACCAGGTATGAATGGGAACGGGGTAAGAATAGTGCAGTTAAAAAGAGATTTGAAAGGAACTCAGGTACAGTTTAATATGAATAATAGATTTTTTCTAAGAATGTAGAACTATCGTTATCATTCATCTTTATTAATTCCCCTCAACAGCCGGATTTTTCCATCCCACCACACAACCTGTTCCATGTGCGTTTCATCTCTTTTTCCATGTTCCGATCTCGGATCGTTACTATTCATAATGAATACAGCCTCTGGATTTCTTTTGTTGTTGTTAAAATCAGAAGTCTGGTGTAAGAAATTCTGAGATGGTTACTGAATCATTACAAAATATTTAAGTATGACTCATTATGTCTAATTACCGGTATGAAAGGGTTGGAGAGTTTTGACCTGCAAAGCCATGGAGTTACTGCAAGGCAATATGTTCTGGGTCGGAGAAATGAAGGTTTAAATTCAGGTTTACTCAAAGTAGGGCGGTACCTTGCCATAGATGGGTCTACCGGATCTGATGTTTACATCGACTGCCTGGGACCCCATGTTGTCCTTATTTGCGGGAAGCGGGGGTATGGCAAATCATATACCATGGGGACAATGATCGAGGAGCTGGCACTGCAGGAGCCGCCAGTTTCTGATAATATTGCATCTGTCATCGTGGACAGTATGGGTATCTTCTGGACATTATCCAACGCCAATACAAAAGAAGAGACAAGCCTTTCAAAATGGGGTCTAAAACCCCAGGCACTGAATATACAGACCTTTGTTCCAAAAGGCAGCCAGGATAAATATGCAGATATGGGAATAGAAGTCAAAGGTCTCACCATTGCTGCCAATTACCTGTCTGGGTCTGACTGGTGCACCTTGTTCAGGGTCAGTTCAGTACATCCTTTGGGAGTGCTGATCACCAGAATTATCCAGGACCTAAATGAAGAGGGTGATGGTTTCTCTCTTGATGAGATGTTAGATTGTATCGATTCAGACCTTTATGCTGATCATGATACCAAACTGGCAGCACGTAATTATCTTGGAGCTGCCCAGGGTTGGGGACTGTTTGAAAAGGAAGGACTGGATATCCACGAGATCATTCATCCCGGAGGAACTTCGGTGATAGACTTGAGCAGCTTATCAGATGAAGTAATTCAGTCTGTAATTGTGGAAATAATTGCCAAAAGAATTTATCAGGAGCGTATACATGCCCGCCGCCAGTATGAGATCAACAAGATGACGGGCAGCAGTGACACCACAGTTCCTATGGTCTGGATGTTCGTAGATGAGGCCCATCTATTCTTACCCCAAACCGGCAGCAATCCGGCA
It includes:
- a CDS encoding 4Fe-4S binding protein, with product MSEDAKTYPADSGLDVTVDMDVQDSHIVYTQTAGNSKKTLDYDYKRCNGCGICVDICPSQAIEAGPLFEIATGMDAPPVIFDQTKCTFCGMCASFCPVRAVRMNIDGEDILELDDFPRLDSKVVINEKCLPCLLCEKACPEEAIKLELTFPKKEDVAPFKEGQEGEIEVDMDKCNFCGLCADLCPAFVLVERQPTPDNPVPFQDLLVDLAKCDYCRICEDFCPEDAIRVKGKLEAPVPEISGTVTIDDDKCTRCGWCKAVCPYEAVDIEKPFEGDIELIETKLTECDPVGCHGCFNVCPSHAWYIPADKKIDVVKEFCINCGACEKACHVYAIDVNRSGIRHTNINELPWSEQWKEAIEAAKTTNRSRPDTSRRIDMDGKDIASREVHEIASREEHELRPQVCVRLDDLLSIFEDTKTRYEWERGKNSAVKKRFERNSGTV
- a CDS encoding pseudouridine synthase; translation: MSISNQLKRVRIIADFQFGRGTGEILFPEGSEFMLSRTKRIRQITFKRKRIATIRAKDGLLTLSMEGAQRIHSFLKPPGSRVTVNSDSVPFVLQGKTAFARHVIKADPGIRAMDEVLVVDEADNLLATGQAVLCEAEMMDFSRGGAVIVRSGADQDKI
- a CDS encoding Lrp/AsnC family transcriptional regulator, producing MDRLDFAILKFLSVNGRMHSTDLSKELDVATSTIHKRIKSLEADGIIEKFTIIADPTKVNLNITTFIGINIDSSQRVNIINKLKNIEDVLEIYELLEPYDLLIKVRTFDINSLKNNVLCNLNEMEGVLGSSSLITTKRHKEEICNILIDGRK
- a CDS encoding ATP-binding protein → MKGLESFDLQSHGVTARQYVLGRRNEGLNSGLLKVGRYLAIDGSTGSDVYIDCLGPHVVLICGKRGYGKSYTMGTMIEELALQEPPVSDNIASVIVDSMGIFWTLSNANTKEETSLSKWGLKPQALNIQTFVPKGSQDKYADMGIEVKGLTIAANYLSGSDWCTLFRVSSVHPLGVLITRIIQDLNEEGDGFSLDEMLDCIDSDLYADHDTKLAARNYLGAAQGWGLFEKEGLDIHEIIHPGGTSVIDLSSLSDEVIQSVIVEIIAKRIYQERIHARRQYEINKMTGSSDTTVPMVWMFVDEAHLFLPQTGSNPAGYVLVNEWLRQGRQPGLSLILATQRPSALHPDVLSQSDIMICHRLTSQDDISALESIRPTYMQRGIADSIRKMGKGKGVAFIVDDTSEASHVVQMRPRLSWHGGDEPSAMG
- the pdxS gene encoding pyridoxal 5'-phosphate synthase lyase subunit PdxS; the protein is MELEKLRHGTELLKRGFAQMQKGGVIMDVTNPEEAHIAEDAGAVAVMALHMVPSDIRKAGGVARMADPQIIADIIDAVTIPVMAKARIGHFVEAEILEALGVDMVDESEVLTPADVKYHIDKRNFTIPFVCGARDLGEALRRIHEGAAMIRTKGEAGTGDVAEAVRHMRQINEQIGKLKGLDRMEIERVAREIEAPSELVLETAERQRLPVVNFAAGGIATPADAALMMKLKVDGVFVGSGIFKSENPPLMASAIVEAVNNFDKPEILAEISKGLGDSMKGISFGSIPEEEILQTRGW